The region GTAATACCTGTTTTTGAATAGTTTTGATGTGAATAGCGCCATGGCAAAAGTATTGGCCGCATGCGAGGAGACAAAACCAAAGGTTCCGCCTCTGTATCCTCTGACAGTATGAACCATATCGCCTATTTCAGGGTTGTGGGTGGGCCGGAATCTCTCAAATACTTCCTTGAATCCTTTAACCGATATCTGATCGGAAAGGGTGATCAGCAAAGCGATAAACAGAAGCGTTGCAATGGCATTCCATTTATAGCGCCATATCATAACAAAAATCAATATCCCGTAAAACGGATACCAGAATTCCTTGTCGCTGATATACCACATGATGGTATCCCATGTAGGGGAGTGGAGGCTGTTGAGAAAGAGAAAAAGTCGGGTATCGAGATCTAGCAATGTTTCCAGCATATACGTTTGTTTTTTCGGTTATTGATTGATTGCTTCCCATATAAGGTCTTTCATACGGCTGATCCCATAGTTGGTAACCGATGAAATAAATACGTAAGGGAGGTCGGGAAGATCCTGTTCCATTAGCTCCATGAGTTCCCGGTCCAGAAGATCCGACTTGGAAATAGCGAGGATTCTTTGTTTATCCAGTAATTCGGGATTGTATTGTTTGAGTTCATTGAAGAGGGTGTTGTATTCTTCACGGATATTCTTACTGTCCGAAGGAACCATAAACAGGAGCACCGAGTTTCTTTCAATATGGCGCAGAAAACGCAGCCCCAGCCCTTTTCCCTGATGAGCGTTTTCAATGATCCCGGGAATATCCGCCATCACAAATGATTTGTCCTCACGATATTTAATAAGGCCCAGGTTGGGTTCGAGTGTAGTAAATGGATAATCGGCAATTTTTGGTTTGGCAGCCGATATGCTTGAAAGAAGCGTGGATTTTCCTGCGTTGGGATATCCTACCAGGCCAACGTCGGCAAGTATTTTCAGTTCCAGTATATACCAGCCTTCCTGCCCTTCCTCTCCCGGCTGTGCTGTACGGGGTGTCTGGTTGGTGGGTGATTTAAAATGGGCATTGCCCAATCCTCCTTTGCCTCCTTCCAGGAGAATTTTCTCCTCCCCGTCTTTAACCACCTCGCAGATTTTTTCGCTGCTATCCGCTTTTTTGGCAACGGTTCCCAGGGGCACTTCGATAATTCTGTCCTTACCGCTTGCACCGGTGCTTTGCGATCCGCCTCCGGGCCGGCCGTTTTCAGCAATGATGTGTTTGTTGTATTTCAAGTGCAGAAGGGTCCATAACTGGCTGCTGCCCCTAAGAATAATGTGCCCTCCTCTGCCGCCGTCACCGCCGTCCGGACCTCCCTTGGGTACAAACTTTTCGCGGCGAAAATGTACCGATCCTGCGCCACCCTTCCCTGAGCGCATATAAATTTTAACGAAGTCTACAAAATTGGATTTCTCCATGGGCTGCCTTTCAATGTCCTTCTTTTCTATTGCGATACAACCTTGTATATATCCCGGTAATTTCTACCCA is a window of Bacteroidales bacterium DNA encoding:
- the obgE gene encoding GTPase ObgE; this translates as MEKSNFVDFVKIYMRSGKGGAGSVHFRREKFVPKGGPDGGDGGRGGHIILRGSSQLWTLLHLKYNKHIIAENGRPGGGSQSTGASGKDRIIEVPLGTVAKKADSSEKICEVVKDGEEKILLEGGKGGLGNAHFKSPTNQTPRTAQPGEEGQEGWYILELKILADVGLVGYPNAGKSTLLSSISAAKPKIADYPFTTLEPNLGLIKYREDKSFVMADIPGIIENAHQGKGLGLRFLRHIERNSVLLFMVPSDSKNIREEYNTLFNELKQYNPELLDKQRILAISKSDLLDRELMELMEQDLPDLPYVFISSVTNYGISRMKDLIWEAINQ
- a CDS encoding phosphatase PAP2 family protein, with translation MLETLLDLDTRLFLFLNSLHSPTWDTIMWYISDKEFWYPFYGILIFVMIWRYKWNAIATLLFIALLITLSDQISVKGFKEVFERFRPTHNPEIGDMVHTVRGYRGGTFGFVSSHAANTFAMALFTSKLFKNRYY